TGCTGCGCCAGTTTCGATCTCGGCGACTTGGCGCCTAGTCAGTGACAACATCGTCGCAAACTCCTCCTGCGTCAGCCCGAGGCCCTTGCGGATTTCCGCCACTGCGGCAGGCAGACGTAATTCGCCAAGACGTACCCGCTCGGCAAGGTCGCGACGGTTTTGGAGTATTTCTTCTTTGGTCGGCTTCTTCCACCGTGGCATGGTATGGCCCTTGCTCAGTTTTGTGACAGGGAAGTCTGAACGCTCTGCGCGATTTCTGTGCATCGGCTCATGGCACGTTCCACAATTTCGGGCGGCGCTCCCATGCCCTGCGCGACACGGGGTACTTGTTGGAGACGTTCCGCGAATTCGCAAAGCTCACTGAAAACTAGTTGCCGGTCATTCGTATCCGGAAAAAGACGGATGCAGATTTCTTTCCAGTCTGGCAGATGATCCCGGCCAGAATCCCGCATCATTGCCCAACGTGTAGAGCGGACAATTCCTTCTCTGGCCAGTCTCATGGGCGCGAAGTCAAAAAGAGGAGATAACCGGACAGTGCCGTCTTCATGTTTGCTAAGGGCGGAATTTCGGCCGTGGTTATCGGGGTTGCCAAGCGCCAGATTGGCTATGTCGCGCTTCAGGTACTCAACTGTATCTGCAACAGGATCGGCAGAATATTTGCGCAGGCTGTTAATGTAGGCCTCATGCGTACCGATATAACCGAATTCCGCTACGCCGATCGTTGCCACCAAGCTTTCCTGACCCAGTCTCACGATTTTACCGGTTTTGCTCCGCTTCCTGTCAAAGCGGGGGATAATCAGTACTCCCTCGGCGTATACCGATGGTTCGGCGACATTCAGCCCGATCTCTTGGGCGATCCGCGCATAAAGGGCCTCGCCTTCAAGAATCATCCGGTCGGCAGGATCGTTGCTGCGCACGAGCTTGACGATAATGTGGCGCGCGGCTTCCTCGTCGGTCACGAAGCTGTCGGGATAATAGAGACCGTCGGCCGCCTGGGTCATGGAGACTTTTGGCCATTCGCCCTGCAATCCGCTTGAGCCCGAGGCGAGCATCGCGAAGCGGTCGGCAACTTCCATGAATCGGTCCGACCGTTCAAGTATTTCAGCTTCCGTGACGCCCTGGCGCTGCACTCCTTTTAGCCGCGCCACCTCCGCGTCAGCGGCTTCCTGAAGCCGGATATTGCCGATGCCGCCCGTGGCTGATCGCAGGAGCAGTGGGAGGTCCGAGCCGCGAGCGCCTTCGTTCAGGCCGAGATGTTCGGTCAGTTTCCTGCGTGCATGCCCTTGCGGCATCAGATCAAGAAGGAATGGTGGCCAAGTCGTGCTGTACCTGTTTTCGAGATCGACCGGATAGTGCACAGAAAGGGCGCGATAATCGCGGACCGCGTTTCCAGCTGCGTAGTCCGTTGATGCGTGTGTTATAAAGTAGTCGAGATCGTAGTCGACGATCGACGCGCCCTGATAACCGGCGGTGTCGTCCCGTAGTTCCAGTGTGGCGGCATGATGCCACACGTCGTCAAAATGGGTTTGAATAGTGAAACGCATTTATTGATCCCTTCAATGGGACAATAAATCCAATAATTGTCTTAATCAACCCATTTTAGTGGGTCTATTATTCTGACGCCTGTCATAGTCATCGAATGTTTTAGAGCGCTTCACCGGAAAGCGTGCCGCAACCTGTTTGATGATTATTGCCTAAGAGTGACCTTGCTTCTATCGGCTGTGGATACCTGTACGCTGCGGATATTATCTCAGTATTTGCAGGATATATTGTGCGTGTCGTGCTTTGATTTTTGGGGGATCGAATTGAATGAAGACAGCTTTACTTCTATGTGCCGCCGCGATGACACTGGCTGGCTGCCAGACTCCGGCACCACAATCTGTTTTGGATTCGCAGCGCCCTCCGTCCAAATCGATTAAACGCGAATATGTGGACGCCTTGCGCGGAGCCATCAAACCCGAGGATTTCACGAAAGCCGAGATTTCGAGCGTAGTGCTGCTCGATCCTAAAAAGCGGATTTACGCTTTTTGCACGCGGACGGCGGAACGTGCCAACCCAGATTGGTCCTATATCGGTGTGGCCTTAAAACAGAACGTGAG
The DNA window shown above is from Agrobacterium tumefaciens and carries:
- a CDS encoding type II toxin-antitoxin system HipA family toxin, yielding MRFTIQTHFDDVWHHAATLELRDDTAGYQGASIVDYDLDYFITHASTDYAAGNAVRDYRALSVHYPVDLENRYSTTWPPFLLDLMPQGHARRKLTEHLGLNEGARGSDLPLLLRSATGGIGNIRLQEAADAEVARLKGVQRQGVTEAEILERSDRFMEVADRFAMLASGSSGLQGEWPKVSMTQAADGLYYPDSFVTDEEAARHIIVKLVRSNDPADRMILEGEALYARIAQEIGLNVAEPSVYAEGVLIIPRFDRKRSKTGKIVRLGQESLVATIGVAEFGYIGTHEAYINSLRKYSADPVADTVEYLKRDIANLALGNPDNHGRNSALSKHEDGTVRLSPLFDFAPMRLAREGIVRSTRWAMMRDSGRDHLPDWKEICIRLFPDTNDRQLVFSELCEFAERLQQVPRVAQGMGAPPEIVERAMSRCTEIAQSVQTSLSQN
- a CDS encoding helix-turn-helix transcriptional regulator — its product is MPRWKKPTKEEILQNRRDLAERVRLGELRLPAAVAEIRKGLGLTQEEFATMLSLTRRQVAEIETGAANPTLDTLEKVGRLFGFSVGFVPRA